A genomic window from Gossypium hirsutum isolate 1008001.06 chromosome D12, Gossypium_hirsutum_v2.1, whole genome shotgun sequence includes:
- the LOC107956033 gene encoding kiwellin-1, producing the protein MVEADTCKPSGKLKGKNPPPGKCNKGHDSDCCKEGKFYNTYKCSPPVSNHTKATLTLNGFDSGEDGGSPCECDDKFHEDSELIVALLTGWFNKKKTVYEVVDECDSTMGCDDEHDFQPPCANNIVNASDAVWDDLGVCGDKRGEMEIYWSDT; encoded by the exons ATGGTTGAAGCAGATACTTGCAAACCCAGCGGCAAGCTTAAAGGGAAAAATCCTCCTCCAGGTAAATGTAACAAAGGCCATGATTCTGATTGTTGCAAAGAAGGCAAGTTTTACAATACGTACAAGTGTTCGCCGCCGGTTTCAAATCATACTAAGGCAACCTTGACTCTCAATGGATTCGATTCGGGTGAGGATGGTGGCAGTCCATGCGAATGCGACGACAAGTTTCATGAAGATTCGGAATTGATTGTGGCACTTTTGACGGGATGGTTCAACAAGAAAAAAACGGTGTATGAA GTAGTCGACGAATGTGATTCCACGATGGGATGTGACGATGAACACGACTTCCAGCCTCCATGTGCCAACAATATAGTCAATGCCTCGGATGCGGTTTGGGATGACTTGGGAGTGTGTGGAGACAAACGTGGCGAAATGGAGATATACTGGTCTGATACTTGA